The bacterium genomic interval CGGAACCAGCCTGATTCTATCCCAAAGATCGAACACCGTGCCCGACATTGCTGTTAACATCGCACCGGGCATTTGTAAGAAGCGATCTTGGCTGATCGTTGAGAAAAACTTGACTCGTCCCAATTCTGCGGGCTTATTTTTCGCGTCTACCGAAGACAAGTCAGCGACAGTTGTATTTTCTCCTGCCGGCTGCTCATTTTGGAAAACAATGATGCTCGCGGGTCTTGTAACTCTGTGAAACACATTGCCCATATTGATTGAATGGCGTACAGAAAAGCCGGTAAGAATGTATCGTCGTAATTTCTCATTGTCAACTTGATACAGGAGAACGTCAGGAACAATCATTCCAAGAAAGCCAAGACTTCTAAGCCGTTTGCTGTTCGCGTGGAGAAAGTACATAAATGAATCAATCATGCGAACAATAATCTCGCTGTGCTTGTCTCTCAAGTATTGCAGTTCGCTCTCACTTAAGTTTGCCCCCCACGGCGGATTTCCGATCACCGCATCGAATCCGCCATCCCTGAACACCAAAGGAAACGCCTTCTTCCAGTCGAACGGATTGATCTTCTTGCGCTCCTCGTCGGAAAGATCTCCATGATCCTTGTAGAAATCCGTCCCGATCAGCGAGTTCCCACACTGGATGTTCCTTCCGGGGTCAGGCAAAGCCCGCAGCCGCAGCTTGAGTTCCGAGTCCACTGTGTCCTGTGTCTCGCCCTCCAAGACCTTGAGCAGGAGCGAGAGCTTCGTCACCTCCACCGCCTGCGCGTCAATGTCCACCCCGTAGATGTGCGCGAGCAGAATCCGTTTCCGCTCCCGCAAGGTCAGCCGGAATCCCTCCTGAAGGTCTGGACACACTTCGCGCTGATGCTTCTTCGGCCCGTCCTTCTTGTACCACGTTAAATACCAGTCGAGCAGATACTGATACGCTCCCAAGAGAAACGATCCCGAGCCGCACGCCGGGTCCACGATCCGCAATTTTTCGATCTGCTTGGGTGTTTTACCGAGGGCGAGCTTCCCCACCGTGTGCTCGACGATGTAGTCCACGATGTACGACGGCGTGTAATAGACTCCCCCCGCCTTCCGCACCTCCGGCTTGTCCACCACGTCGGCCACGTGGCGGGGCTTCAGGATGATCTGCTTGCCTAAGAACTGCTCATAAACCTGCCCGAGAATCTCCACCGGAATCAGCGAATACTCGTAGAGATTCTGCGGATAGTATAATCCCTCGATAATCTGTTTCAGCGGCCGGTCTTCGATTTCCAGAGTCAGCGTCAGCAAGTCCGGCTTCTCGGCGCGGCCCTTCTCCCCCTCCGTGAAATAGAACAAGCCCGAATTGTACCGCTCGTCCGCCTCATGATAGTAGCGGATCAGCCGCCCGTAAATGCCCGCACTTTTACTGAGGCCGAGGAGCTTGCCTTCCGGCTCGATCCCCCGCGCTTCGCTCACCCGCAGAAACAGAATCCGGTCAATCGTCCGCCCCACCGCAAAGTCCAGATCATCCTCTGAGAGCTGCTTATTTTTACGCGCCATCGTCTTCGCCAGTTCATCCCGCCAGCGCTCGATTTCCGTCAGGATCGCCTGATCCACCGGAATCAAACCCTTCGCCACCCGCTTCTGAATATGCTCCCGTTGCGCTCCCTTCTGAATTGCCTCCCTATTCAGCAGATTCTCGATCAGGTTCCATTTCTCGACGTACTCTTCATAGCGCAGCGTTTCCATCCGCGCCACGTTCGGCTTGTCCCCCGGCTTGGGCTTGATCCGCCCGTCATAGATTGCGAGTTGCTGGAAATTCGTGAGAACTCCCACCGGCAGCTTGAGCGAATAGGCGTAGCGGCGGATCTGCATCGCGAACTGCGGTGATTCGAACAATGCCACCTGCGGCTTTTTCGCCTCGATCACCAGCACCGGAGTCTTCCCGATCCGGCAGGTGTAGTCCGCCCGCTTTCGATGAGCCTCGTTCTCCATCTCCAGCGACGTTTCCACGATGCAGTCTTTCCATTCCTCGATGTACTTCGGATCCTCCCCCGGATGCCAGCCCAGTGCCCTCAGGAATGGGTCAATGAACTCCGCCCGCGCCCGCGCCTCGGAATAGTCAACACGAATATACGTCGGTTCGTCGTTCCGGAATGCTTCAATCAGTTCGTGAATAATCTTGGGTGCTGACATACCCGGATTGCCTCGAAATCCCGACGGTCGGAGACCGCCACAAGTTGCAGGAGAAGGGCTGTTCTAACCCTCTTCTGTGGAGGGATCAAAGGAGTCTTTTTTGTGGGATTCCCTAAAATAGCTCAAAACACTCGGAACCGCAAGCCCGGCGCGGCCCGAAAGTTCACTAAACAAAAATACCCGAAGCACAAGCTCCGGGTTTCCTGACGGTTACCGGGAAACGGTCAGTTCCGGCGGCCCGCAGTCGGCAAACCGGCCACGTCCTCAAAGAAATAATCGGTGGGATTGACGGGACGGCCGTTCACCCGAACTTCATAGTGAAGATGGCTGCCGGTGGCCCGTC includes:
- a CDS encoding N-6 DNA methylase is translated as MSAPKIIHELIEAFRNDEPTYIRVDYSEARARAEFIDPFLRALGWHPGEDPKYIEEWKDCIVETSLEMENEAHRKRADYTCRIGKTPVLVIEAKKPQVALFESPQFAMQIRRYAYSLKLPVGVLTNFQQLAIYDGRIKPKPGDKPNVARMETLRYEEYVEKWNLIENLLNREAIQKGAQREHIQKRVAKGLIPVDQAILTEIERWRDELAKTMARKNKQLSEDDLDFAVGRTIDRILFLRVSEARGIEPEGKLLGLSKSAGIYGRLIRYYHEADERYNSGLFYFTEGEKGRAEKPDLLTLTLEIEDRPLKQIIEGLYYPQNLYEYSLIPVEILGQVYEQFLGKQIILKPRHVADVVDKPEVRKAGGVYYTPSYIVDYIVEHTVGKLALGKTPKQIEKLRIVDPACGSGSFLLGAYQYLLDWYLTWYKKDGPKKHQREVCPDLQEGFRLTLRERKRILLAHIYGVDIDAQAVEVTKLSLLLKVLEGETQDTVDSELKLRLRALPDPGRNIQCGNSLIGTDFYKDHGDLSDEERKKINPFDWKKAFPLVFRDGGFDAVIGNPPWGANLSESELQYLRDKHSEIIVRMIDSFMYFLHANSKRLRSLGFLGMIVPDVLLYQVDNEKLRRYILTGFSVRHSINMGNVFHRVTRPASIIVFQNEQPAGENTTVADLSSVDAKNKPAELGRVKFFSTISQDRFLQMPGAMLTAMSGTVFDLWDRIRLVPHQALGEVVDEHGIQRGVSPDLKDAFIVSPKTVREQRLEKEYLKPTLTGGKQVKRYAIEKSNLSLIYTDRDDDPREFPNIKKFVSGFKNRITCKEVIEGKHPIWSLHRARDEAIFTKKPKIIGVITGDRITVALDQDCYYVTDGLFLLGLEKSYDPSYIMAVLNSRLFVYLYRSLTAESGRVLAQVKPTLLKRLPIRTINFSDKADKTRHDKMVRLVERMLKLHKDAQAEWVGTKQEAIEREIRATDEAIDRLVYELYGLTEEEIRIVEGEK